Proteins from a single region of Strix aluco isolate bStrAlu1 chromosome 5, bStrAlu1.hap1, whole genome shotgun sequence:
- the ASCL1 gene encoding achaete-scute homolog 1 codes for MASGSPARMASGAGQPPFLQPACFFAAAVAAAAAAAPPGPPPPPPPPPPQLSPAGGQPSPGGKPSGPRAAKRQRSASPELMRCKRRLNFSGFGYSLPQQQPAAVARRNERERNRVKLVNLGFATLREHVPNGAANKKMSKVETLRSAVEYIRALQQLLDEHDAVSAAFQAGVLSPTISPSYSHDMNSMAGSPVSSYSSDEGSYDPLSPEEQELLDFTSWF; via the coding sequence ATGGCCAGCGGCAGCCCCGCCAGGATGGCCAGCGGCGCCGGGCAGCCGCCCTTCCTGCAGCCGGCCTGCTTCTTCGCCGCGGCggtggccgccgccgccgccgccgccccgccggggccgccaccgccgccgccgccgccgccgccgcagctgAGCCCGGCGGGCGGGCAGCCCTCCCCGGGCGGCAAGCCCTCGGGGCCGCGGGCCGCCAAGCGGCAACGCTCGGCCTCGCCGGAGCTGATGCGCTGCAAGCGGCGGCTCAACTTCAGCGGCTTCGGGTACAGCCTCCCGCAGCAGCAGCCGGCGGCCGTGGCGCGGCGCAACGAGCGGGAGCGCAACCGGGTGAAGCTGGTGAACCTGGGCTTCGCCACCCTGCGGGAGCACGTCCCCAACGGCGCCGCCAACAAGAAGATGAGCAAAGTGGAGACGCTCCGCTCCGCCGTCGAGTACATCCGcgccctgcagcagctcctcgACGAGCACGACGCCGTCAGCGCCGCCTTCCAGGCCGGCGTCCTCTCGCCCACCATCTCGCCCAGCTACTCCCACGACATGAACTCCATGGCGGGCTCCCCCGTCTCCTCCTACTCCTCCGACGAGGGCTCCTACGACCCGCTCAGCcccgaggagcaggagctgctcgaCTTCACCAGCTGGTTCTGA